The Henckelia pumila isolate YLH828 chromosome 2, ASM3356847v2, whole genome shotgun sequence genome includes a window with the following:
- the LOC140882720 gene encoding uncharacterized protein — MLTVPSVGTASIPPCHAFLSSSFPPSITHQQSPYLYFPLFPLKPSRFHFLKPYSALKQIKKRQQTYSNPPDNAKKILNFKPKGENDGDTAGGEGAAVKGTILAGLLLVGVVGGFGAVGYFYKDQINAFLTQFSSIIDGYGPAGYALFVAVYSGLEILAIPAIPLTLSAGLLFGSFTGTIIVSISGTIAASVAFLIARYFARERILKLVEGNPKFLAIDKAIGENSFRVVTLLRLSPLLPFSLGNYLYGLTSVQFVPYVLGSWLGMLPGTWAYVSAGAFGRAVIQEESGVGLGSGGNGQLLTLGLGLLATAIAATYVTRLAKDAIKDIE, encoded by the exons ATGCTCACCGTTCCTTCAGTTGGAACCGCATCGATTCCACCGTGCCACGCCTTCCTTTCTTCCTCCTTTCCTCCGTCCATCACTCACCAACAAAGCCCGTACTTGTACTTCCCTTTGTTCCCACTCAAACCCAGTCGATTTCATTTCTTGAAGCCATACTCCGCCCTCaaacagatcaagaaacggCAGCAGACCTACTCAAATCCTCCCGATAATGCGAAGAAAATCTTGAATTTCAAACCAAAAGGAGAAAACGATGGTGATACTGCCGGTGGAGAAGGCGCTGCTGTTAAAGGCACAATCTTGGCAGGGCTCCTGCTTGTGGGAGTGGTCGGTGGATTTGGGGCTGTGGGATACTTTTACAAGGATCAGATCAATGCTTTCTTGACCCAGTTTTCTAGCATCATCGATG GTTATGGGCCAGCTGGATACGCTCTTTTTGTTGCAGTTTATTCTGGATTAGAA ATACTTGCAATACCAGCCATCCCCTTGACTTTGTCGGCTGGTCTTTTGTTTGGTTCGTTTACTGGGACTATTATCGTTTCTATAAGTGGCACG ATTGCAGCAAGTGTTGCTTTTCTAATTGCCAGATATTTTGCTCGTGAGCGCATTCTTAAGCTAGTTGAAGGAAACCCAAAATTCCTTGCCATTGACAAAGCTATTGGGGAAAATAGTTTCAGGGTTGTTACTCTTCTTCGATTGAGCCCGTTGCTTCCTTTTTCTCTTGGAAATTATCTATACGGACTTACATCTGTCCAATTTGTACCCTATGTGCTTGGAAG TTGGTTAGGTATGCTTCCTGGAACATGGGCATATGTGAGTGCCGGTGCATTTGGCAGAGCAGTTATT CAAGAAGAATCTGGAGTAGGGTTAGGGAGTGGAGGGAATGGTCAGCTATTGACGCTCGGATTAGGGCTGTTAGCAACAGCAATTGCTGCTACCTACGTTACACGTCTAGCTAAG GATGCAATAAAAGACATCGAGTGA
- the LOC140884311 gene encoding protein PARTING DANCERS: MSASAGNPHRESAHPKLSNSGCNGVCIMSTTWKDEQHPSFINFISYFLNENSCRLNFVSIDPDFIFNCGGVSAAFIFVTNWDSNGNASIFSRVQKLRGQFANLYLVVTLPTKDQNDSFVRSYFKYGGMELGRPAFMPVKDMEMGFEKIVKVALARGACKRLDVTAKLRAEREISVQSMDLYIKVVTSIPGIDNHDAKALNQAIGSIEAIAKASKEYIMDNTDLSAEKAELIARFFRDPKYYLGPKIK, translated from the exons ATGAGCGCAAGCGCGGGAAACCCCCACAGAGAATCAGCGCATCCGAAGCTATCAAATTCAG GTTGCAATGGGGTTTGCATCATGAGCACCACTTGGAAAGATGAGCAACACCCATCCTTCATCAACTTTATATCCTACTTCCTCAATGAAAATTCTTGCCGTTTAAACTTTGTTTCAATCGATCCA GACTTCATTTTTAACTGTGGAGGTGTATCTGCAGCTTTCATATTTGTGACTAATTGGGATTCAAACGGCAATGCGTCTATCTTCAGCCG AGTTCAGAAGTTGAGGGGGCAGTTTGCGAACTTGTACCTGGTTGTTACCCTCCCAACAAAGGATCAGAATGATTCTTTTGTTCGCTCTTATTTCAA ATATGGCGGCATGGAGCTTGGTAGGCCAGCATTCATGCCTGTAAAAGACATGGAGATGGGATTTGAGAAAATTGTCAAGGTTGCACTTGCTCGAGGAG CATGTAAGAGGCTGGATGTCACAGCAAAACTGAGAGCAGAG AGGGAAATATCCGTACAATCAATGGACCTGTATATCAAAGTGGTTACATCTATTCCTGGAATTGATAACCATGATGCCAAAGCG CTTAATCAAGCGATTGGATCTATTGAAGCAATAGCCAAGGCTTCCAAGGAGTACATCATGGATAACACTGATCTTTCGGCTGAAAAAGCTGAACTGATTGCAAGGTTCTTCAGAGATCCAAAGTATTACCTTGGTCCCAAAATCAAATGA
- the LOC140880272 gene encoding bifunctional aspartokinase/homoserine dehydrogenase, chloroplastic-like translates to MAFTSSSLQNLPSCPFFKPDKLLAPPAKIHPFTLLQRPPLSRTCHFLRLQGRDSYKLNILASVTSADILLDEAVGKAQLPRGDTWSIHKFGGTCVGNSERIQNVANIIVKDESERKLVVVSAMSKVTDMMYDLIYKAQSRDDSYVVALEAVLEKHKLTAVDLLEGDELANFLARLHDDINNLKAMLRAIHIAGHATESFSDFVVGYGELWSAQLLSAVVRKSGVECAFMDTRDVLIVNPTSSNQVDPDYLESGRRLEKWYSQNLAKTVVATGFIASTPQNIPTTLKRDGSDFSAAIMGALFKARRVTIWTDVDGVYSADPRKVSEAVILKQLSYQEAWEMSYFGANVLHPRTIIPVMKYDIPIVIRNIFNLAAPGTVICRPVDFGIDECQRVDSPVKGFATIDNLALVNVEGTGMAGVPGTASDIFSAVKDVGANVIMISQASSEHSVCFAVPEKEVKAVAAALEIRFRQALDAGRLSQIAVIPNCSILAAVGQKMASTPGVSATLFNALAKANINVRAIAQGCSEYNITVVLKREDCIKALRAVHSRFYLSRTTISMGIIGPGLIGGTLLDQLRDQAAVLKEKFNIDLRVMGIMGSRTMLLSDTGIDLSIWRDLQKDKADIQKFVQHVHGNHFIPNTVIVDCTADSYVASHYHDWLCRGIHVITPNKKANSGPLDQYLKLRTLQRQSYTHYFYEATVGAGLPIISTLQGLLETGDKILRIEGIFSGTLSYIFNNFMGARAFSEVVKEAKEAGYTEPDPRDDLSGMDVARKVIILARESGLKLELSDIPVQSLVPEPLKDSASPELFLQQLSQFDVDLAKQRQEAEDAGEVLRYVGVVDVVNQKGTVELRRYKKEHPFAQLSGSDNIIAFSTQRYAKQPLIVRGPGAGAEVTAGGVFSDILRLASYLGAPS, encoded by the exons ATGGCATTCACTTCTTCTTCTCTACAAAATCTTCCATCATGCCCCTTCTTCAAACCCGACAAATTATTGGCTCCACCGGCCAAGATCCACCCTTTTACTCTCCTCCAACGCCCTCCACTCTCCAG AACATGTCATTTTTTGCGGTTACAAGGGAGGGATTCGTATAAGCTCAATATATTGGCATCAGTTACTAGTgcag ATATTTTACTGGATGAAGCTGTTGGAAAAGCTCAACTTCCGAGGGGTGACACTTGGTCTATTCATAAATTTGGTGGCACCTGCGTGGGGAATTCTGAAAGGATCCAAAATGTTGCTAACATCATTGTTAAGGATGAGTCGGAGAGAAAATTAGTTGTTGTCTCTGCCATGTCAAAGGTGACCGACATGATGTATGATCTCATATACAAGGCACAGTCTCGGGATGATTCCTATGTAGTTGCATTAGAAGCTGTTTTAGAAAAGCACAAGTTGACGGCAGTTGATCTACTTGAAGGGGATGAACTAGCTAATTTCTTGGCTCGATTGCATGATGATATTAATAACCTCAAGGCAATGCTACGTGCAATACACATTG CTGGCCATGCAACGGAATCTTTTTCAGACTTTGTTGTGGGATATGGTGAGCTATGGTCTGCCCAATTGCTGTCAGCTGTTGTCAGAAAG AGTGGCGTGGAGTGCGCTTTTATGGACACCCGAGATGTACTTATTGTAAATCCTACAAGTTCTAATCAAGTTGATCCAGATTATTTGGAGTCAGGCCGAAGGCTAGAGAAGTGGTACTCTCAAAATTTGGCTAAAACAGTTGTTGCTACTGGGTTTATTGCCAGTACACCTCAGAACATACCTACGACTTTAAAAAGAGATGGAAGCGACTTTTCGGCTGCAATTATGGGTGCTTTATTTAAAGCACGCCGAGTCACTATTTGGACTGACGTTGATGGTGTGTACAGCGCGGACCCCAGAAAAG TCAGCGAGGCTGTGATATTGAAACAGTTGTCATATCAGGAGGCTTGGGAAATG TCATACTTTGGAGCAAATGTTTTACACCCTCGTACAATTATTCCTGTCATGAAATATGACATTCCAATTGTTATAAGGAACATCTTCAACCTTGCTGCACCTGGTACAGTAATCTGTCGTCCTGTTGATTTTGGAATTGACGAGTGCCAAAGGGTGGATTCTCCAGTGAAAGGATTTGCTACAATTGACAATTTAGCCCTTGTAAACGTTGAAGG gaCTGGAATGGCAGGCGTTCCTGGTACTGCTAGTGACATTTTCAGCGCTGTGAAGGATGTTGGAGCTAATGTAATCATGATATCCCAG GCTAGTAGCGAGCACTCTGTGTGTTTTGCGGTTCCTGAGAAGGAGGTTAAGGCTGTAGCTGCAGCTTTAGAAATTAGGTTTCGTCAGGCATTGGATGCGGGCCGTCTCTCTCAG ATTGCAGTTATTCCCAATTGTAGCATTCTGGCAGCTGTTGGCCAGAAAATGGCGAGTACTCCTGGAGTTAGCGCGACACTCTTTAATGCTCTTGCGAAG GCCAATATCAATGTGCGCGCCATAGCTCAAGGTTGTTCGGAATATAATATTACTGTAGTTCTCAAGCGAGAAGATTGCATAAAGGCTTTACGTGCTGTGCACTCAAGATTTTATCTATCAAGAACTACCATATCGATGGGTATTATTGGACCAGGATTGATTGGTGGCACATTGCTTGACCAACTTAGGGACCAG GCAGCAGTCCTCAAGGAAAAGTTCAACATTGATTTGCGTGTAATGGGGATTATGGGATCAAGGACTATGCTATTAAGTGATAC GGGGATTGACTTGTCGATATGGAGAGATCTTCAAAAAGACAAAGCTGATATTCAGAAATTTGTTCAGCATGTGCACGGGAATCATTTCATCCCTAATACCGTTATCGTAGATTGCACCGCAGACTCTTATGTGGCGAGCCATTACCATGATTGGTTGTGCAGAGGCATACACGTTATCACCCCAAACAAGAAAGCTAATTCAGGTCCCCTTGATCAG TACTTGAAATTGAGAACTCTTCAGCGTCAATCCTATACACATTATTTCTATGAAGCAACTGTTGGAGCTGGTTTACCGATCATTAGCACTTTGCAAGGGCTTCTCGAGACTGGAGATAAAATTCTGCGAATTGAAGGCATCTTCAG TGGGACCTTAAGCTATATATTTAACAACTTCATGGGTGCCCGAGCTTTCAGCGAAGTGGTGAAAGAGGCAAAAGAGGCGGGCTATACTGAACCAGATCCGAGAGATGATTTATCTGGAATGGATGTTGCCAGGAAG GTGATAATCCTAGCCAGAGAGTCTGGACTAAAGCTGGAGTTGTCGGATATTCCAGTTCAGAGCCTCGTGCCAGAACCATTAAAG GATAGTGCATCACCTGAGCTGTTCCTTCAGCAACTGTCTCAGTTTGATGTAGACTTGGCAAAACAAAGACAGGAGGCTGAAGATGCTGGTGAA GTGTTGAGGTATGTTGGGGTAGTGGATGTTGTGAACCAGAAAGGAACAGTGGAACTGCGGAGATACAAGAAAGAACATCCATTTGCACAACTATCTGGATCCGACAATATAATTGCATTCTCGACGCAGAGGTATGCTAAGCAACCTCTGATTGTGCGTGGTCCAGGTGCTGGGGCTGAAGTTACGGCTGGTGGAGTATTCAGTGACATTTTGCGTCTTGCCTCTTATCTTGGTGCCCCATCATGA
- the LOC140884015 gene encoding uncharacterized protein, which produces MENILEATDEFQDWEVLPSDSCLKNPVDSFHDIHSGPFIQPNHFSFDAQNPSSPEDFDDNKSADSGNPSWIDPGSDENPVRFLYKESGELWSDSSSAQSDELRTCDSVGVNGSGLSKMKAGSGEIGDGTVEKTESLDNLCSESARFEEFSEKFDDSVPSSVVGVGGDTSSCDEVKASAEEMLQNESIGHRKPADIKRSGVLWWKMPMEFLKCCLFRMSPVWTVSVAAAVMGFVILGRRLYNMKTKAKILEIRVAFDDKKASQVMSRAARLNESFSVVKRVPVIRPSLPAVGVTTWPAMSLR; this is translated from the exons ATGGAAAATATCTTAGAGGCTACTGATGAGTTTCAAGACTGGGAGGTTCTCCCCTCCGACTCCTGTCTTAAAAATCCTGTCGACTCTTTCCATGATATTCATTCTGGACCCTTTATTCAGCCCAACCATTTCTCCTTTGACGCTCAGAATCCTTCTTCCCCAGAGGATTTCGATGATAATAAATCAGCTGACTCTGGTAATCCCAGTTGGATTGATCCCGGGTCGGACGAGAACCCCGTTCGCTTTCTTTACAAGGAATCCGGCGAGCTCTGGTCGGATTCCAGCAGTGCCCAGTCCGATGAACTCAGAACCTGCGATTCTGTGGGGGTAAATGGGTCTGGTCTGTCCAAAATGAAAGCGGGTTCTGGGGAAATAGGTGATGGAACAGTGGAAAAGACGGAGTCTTTGGATAACTTATGTTCCGAATCGGCTCGATTTGAGGAGTTTTCTGAGAAATTTGATGACTCTGTGCCGAGTTCTGTTGTGGGTGTTGGCGGTGACACGAGTTCGTGTGATGAGGTGAAGGCTTCGGCCGAAGAAATGCTCCAAAACGAATCGATCGGACACCGAAAACCCGCGGATATAAAAAGAAGTGGTGTGCTGTGGTGGAAGATGCCAATGGAGTTCTTGAAATGCTGTTTGTTCAGAATGAGTCCGGTGTGGACTGTATCTGTTGCGGCTGCTGTGATGGGGTTTGTGATTCTGGGCCGCAGATTGTATAACATGAAGACGAAGGCCAAAATATTGGAGATTAGGGTCGCTTTCGATGATAAG AAGGCATCTCAGGTCATGAGCCGTGCTGCGCGATTGAATGAATCATTTTCAGTGGTGAAGCGCGTCCCTGTGATTCGGCCTTCGCTGCCTGCTGTCGGGGTCACAACTTGGCCTGCAATGAGTCTCAGATAA
- the LOC140878373 gene encoding uncharacterized protein, translating to MANLREQVNAMVEAALQRILALQQKKREGDPEKQQEQERNQGEPGKEQEKTVDKVREEGKEKEKRGGGRDGIQAKQEAESHAESAHVTMVGELELLKQKILKLENTDSRESSRVKSSGCPFSPEIIKEPLPLQFKSAKIKGYDGSGVPEEHMARFENVAMLHCYNDQIKCKVFLTTLEDSAQRWFENLEDGSIDVFKKFREIFLQHFSSSKRYRKTTLSLFEVKQVGEESLRAYIKKFNKITLEIPACAPETRITAFTQGLREGEFFRSLVKKTPRNFEDLLARAEKYINMEEAQKQKRDKDKREGNRERENRNNSGGGKNDYLGRLMAHAPPKVTRDRGVHVCEEEVRQTSQKGAGKYCSIHEVNTHDTSECRRRAPEAKRPMSGEERRMDKRQRGPYRAPGFATHRPNEAISEKAREVPPQRLDDRARDGPSRGVINMISGGSTDGDSNRARKSWSKREVLGLEARKVTSCPVISFGPEDLKDVVTPHNDALLIQARVDNYDIRRVFIDSGSSVNVIFQEAFEQMDMLGCEVNLVKTSLYGFAGHTVQPRGEVWLPITLGAGELRRTIMTLFSIVEAPSSYNVILGRPALNAFMAVASAYHQKIKFPVGNQIGEVKGYQPSSRRCYADTVRVDNKKARGEQGRGDPGKKEVCTIGEIKEEHEVVQLFPEQPGKIVKVARDLEVGLMNQLKACLAKNTYVFAWSSQELTGIPSQVAEHKLNILPGARVIKQKKRHFGADKDKVIAYQVRELKEAGHIREVQFPTWLSNVVLVPKATGKWRMCIDFRNLNEACPKYCYPLPRVDQLVDSTSGFELLSFMDAYQGYHQIPLAQEDQDKVSFITSGGTFCYVVMPFGLKNAGATYQRMMDKVFQGQLGRNVEVYVDDILVNPELGGISFPT from the coding sequence ATGGCAAATCTGCGGGAGCAAGTGAACGCCATGGTAGAGGCAGCGTTACAAAGGATCCTAGCTCTACAACAGAAGAAGAGGGAAGGCGATCCGGAGAAGCAGCAGGAGCAGGAGAGAAACCAGGGGGAACCAGGGAAGGAGCAGGAAAAAACAGTAGATAAGGTGCGGGAAGAAGGAAAAGAGAAGGAGAAGAGAGGAGGAGGACGTGACGGCATACAGGCGAAACAGGAGGCAGAATCACACGCTGAGTCTGCCCATGTCACCATGGTGGGGGAATTGGAACTGCTGaagcaaaaaattttaaagttgGAAAACACTGACTCGCGGGAATCTTCGCGAGTCAAAAGCTCGGGATGCCCTTTCTCGCCGGAGATTATTAAAGAGCCCTTGCCATTACAATTCAAATCAGCGAAGATCAAAGGATACGATGGTAGTGGTGTTCCAGAAGAGCACATGGCCCGGTTCGAAAATGTGGCCATGTTACATTGCTATAATGATCAAATCAAATGTAAAGTTTTCTTAACCACATTGGAAGATTCTGCCCAACGGTGGTTTGAAAACTTGGAGGACGGAAGCATTGATGTCTTTAAGAAGTTTCGGGAAATCTTTCTGCAGCATTTCAGCAGCAGTAAACGGTACCGAAAGACTACCCTCAGCCTTTTTGAGGTGAAGCAGGTCGGAGAGGAATCTCTAAGGGCATATATCAAGAAGTTCAACAAAATAACTTTAGAGATTCCAGCGTGCGCACCTGAAACCCGGATCACAGCCTTTACTCAAGGTCTCAGGGAGGGAGAATTCTTCCGGTCGCTGGTAAAGAAAACTCCTCGAAACTTTGAGGACCTTTTAGCCCGGGCTGAAAAGTACATTAACATGGAAGAGGCCCAGAAGCAAAAGAGGGATAAAGATAAGCGAGAGGGAAACAGAGAGAGAGAAAATAGGAATAACTCGGGAGGAGGGAAAAATGATTATCTGGGGAGGTTGATGGCTCATGCCCCGCCGAAAGTAACTAGAGATCGAGGGGTCCATGTGTGCGAGGAGGAAGTTCGGCAGACCTCCCAGAAAGGAGCGGGAAAATATTGCTCCATCCACGAGGTCAATACTCATGATACCAGCGAGTGCAGAAGACGCGCTCCGGAGGCAAAAAGGCCGATGTCAGGAGAGGAAAGGCGGATGGATAAAAGACAGCGAGGGCCTTATCGGGCACCGGGATTTGCGACACACAGGCCTAATGAGGCTATCTCAGaaaaagcccgggaggttccaccTCAGCGATTGGATGATAGGGCACGAGACGGACCCTCCCGAGGAGTCATCAACATGATATCAGGGGGGTCCACTGATGGGGATTCAAATAGGGCCCGGAAATCTTGGAGTAAGAGAGAAGTATTGGGGTTGGAGGCCCGTAAAGTAACCTCTTGCCCGGTCATTTCCTTCGGGCCAGAGGATTTGAAGGACGTGGTCACCCCTCATAATGATGCTTTGCTCATCCAAGCCAGGGTGGACAACTATGACATAAGGCGGGTTTTCATTGATTCTGGAAGCTCGGTAAATGTCATTTTCCAAGAAGCTTTTGAACAAATGGACATGCTGGGATGTGAGGTCAATTTGGTGAAAACCTCTCTCTACGGGTTCGCAGGGCACACAGTACAGCCTCGGGGAGAGGTATGGTTGCCCATTACCCTGGGAGCCGGTGAATTGAGAAGAACTATCATGACTCTCTTTTCAATAGTAGAAGCTCCATCTTCCTATAATGTCATCTTAGGGAGACCAGCTTTGAACGCCTTCATGGCTGTGGCCTCTGCATATCATCAAAAGATTAAATTCCCGGTGGGAAACCAGATAGGGGAAGTAAAAGGATACCAACCCTCCTCTCGAAGGTGTTATGCTGATACGGTACGAGTGGACAACAAGAAAGCTCGGGGTGAGCAAGGAAGGGGTGATCCTGGCAAAAAGGAGGTGTGCACAATAGGGGAAATTAAGGAGGAGCATGAGGTAGTGCAATTATTCCCAGAACAACCGGGAAAAATTGTCAAGGTAGCTAGGGATTTGGAGGTCGGCCTTATGAATCAATTGAAAGCGTGTCTGGCCAAGAATACATATGTATTCGCCTGGTCTTCCCAGGAGCTAACTGGAATCCCATCTCAAGTGGCCGAACACAAACTAAATATCCTCCCGGGAGCTCGGGTTATCAAACAAAAGAAGCGGCATTTTGGGGCGGATAAGGACAAAGTCATCGCTTACCAGGTTCGGGAGTTAAAGGAGGCAGGACATATCCGGGAGGTACAGTTCCCTACTTGGCTGTCTAACGTGGTACTGGTACCCAAAGCTACCGGGAAGTGGAGGATGTGCATTGATTTCCGAAACCTGAATGAAGCTTGCCCTAAATATTGTTACCCCCTCCCTCGGGTTGATCAGCTGGTGGACTCTACATCAGGCTTTGAGTTGCTTAGCTTTATGGACGCATACCAGGGATACCACCAAATCCCCTTGGCACAGGAGGATCAAGACAAGGTTAGTTTTATCACTTCCGGAGggactttttgttatgtggttatGCCGTTCGGATTAAAAAATGCAGGGGCCACCTATCAAAGGATGATGGACAAGGTCTTTCAAGGCCAGCTCGGCCGGAATGTGGAggtatatgtagatgatatccTGGTAAATCCCGAACTGGGCGGGATTTCATTCCCGACTTAG